The nucleotide sequence CGCCTATGTCGCCCGCGGCGAAGCGCGCCCTGCCTACAAGCGCGCTTTCGCCGCTCAATTGGCGGTTTTCACCGGCAAGTCGCCGACGGGCCGATCATGCGGAGCGAGGTGACGTCTTACGTGCCTAACCTTGAGGAATGCGGCCCATGAGCACCGAAATCGAAGCACTCAAGCGACTTTTCGCTGCGATCAATTGCAACGACTTGCGGGCCGTCACCAAGGATTTCAATCCGGAGATCGTGCGCATTGAACCCGAGGGCTTTCCAACAGCCGGCACCTATCGCGGTATTGCGGAAGTGCAAGAGCACATCATGAAAGGACGCGGGACCTGGGCCGAAGGGACCTGCGAGCCCGAGAAGTTCCTGGAGAATGGAGATAAGGTGGTCGTGTACCTCCATGCCTGGGTCCGCCTGAAAGCCTCGACCGAATGGGTTGGCGGCCGATTCGCCGATGGCTTCGTGTTCCGTAACGGCAAGATCGTCCAATATCTCTCTTTCGGGGAACGCGCGGAGGCCCTAAAGTGGGCCGGCATCAAAGACTAAAAGGCGGTTTGCGTCAAATTGCACGGTGTGTCTCCTCGCCTCGCAATCGTTGAGCGGCGCGCTGCCGTTTAGCGCGCCCGCTCTCGAATGCTTTGTCAGGCATCTGATTCACGATGAGCTCGAAGGCGGGCGGTCGTCGTGAACATTACGCCAAATCGCCACAGATGCAGCGACCGCCCCCGCGATGATTGTTGAATAGACGACAGCGACAAAAAAGGTGTACCAGACGCCATATGAGTCGCACTTGTTGGCAATCTCGCAGTACCGCTCGACCCCAAACGTTGGCAACAAGCTGACACCAAATATCAGCCAGAACAGCGTCGCCAAACGTTTCCGAGCAGTTGTCATAGATGCCTACCGTTGGCGCGAAGCGGAGGGCGAAAGCGGACGAAGCCAGCTTTTGACCATGCGCTCCAGCAACGGGTTGGACACCAATGCTTCAGTTCTCAATGCTTACGGCTCATGGGATTCGCTCGGGAAGCCTGCTGCCCGAGCTGTTGGGCGAGCCCGATGAGTATTCCTTCGGGACCCCGGATGTAGCAGAGCCGATACATGTCTTCATACTGGACCACTTTGCCGACGAGCGTCGCGCCGCGTTTGCCGAGTCGGGCGAGCGTATCGTCGATGTCCTCCACGGTGAACATGACGCGCAGGTAGCCGAGAGCGTTCACCGGCGCGCTGCGGTGATCGGCGACGACGGTCGGCGCGAGGAAGCGGGAGAGCTCGATTCGGCTGTGACCGTCCGGCGTACGCATCATCGCAATCTCGACGCGCATGTCGCGCAATCCGGTGACGCCATCCGCCCAGTCTCCTTCGACCGGGACGCGCCCCTCGAGCTCTAGACCCAGTTCGGTGAAGAACTCAATGGCGGCATCGATGTCTTCCACCACGATGCCGACGTTGTCCATGCGTTTGACCGTCATCAGGTCTCCTTGGCGTCTGTCGGTCCGGTTGAGCTGCCGAAGGGCAGCGACCGCGAGGTCAGCTCGAACCTGTGGTTATGCGGGTCAGGACTAACAGCGGCAATTTCCTCGATAGTGCCCACAAAGACCATCCCTCGTAAAGTGATTTGAATCACAAACACCAGTCATTTGATCTTGACGATTCGAAGGTAAACCAGAAGGACTTCCGACCGACAATTGAGGCACTCAATGCCATGCAGTAAGCTACTATTCACTTGGACCGAAGTGTCGGGTGAGTCACAGCGGCCCGGAAAACCGGCCCCAAATACGACGCAGGAGATGGGTGGGCAGTCATGAGCAAGCGCTTCCTGAGGTGGGCTGAGACCTGGATCGAAGAAAACATCCCGCCCGGCGCCAATCCCGACATCGAGAGCCACGAAGCGCGGGCAAAGCGGCTGATGGAGAAAATGTTCGCCGAGGCGGCCGCGGCCAACTTCTCGGACGTCGAGACCAAAGAGGAGCGGGAGCGCATTGCGCCCCTGGTGCTGGCCGCGGTCTCGGACACCACCGATTTCGACTACGATAGCTATACGCTCAAGTATCTACTGGCGCAGGAGAATGAAGACGGCGACTGAGGCCTGCCGTCCGACTCACTCACACCGGCTCACCAACGCTTCAGCATGGTCCATGGAAAACTCGGGCCAGAGACCAATTTCTTCGAATTGACGGTACGGCTCTGAAATCCGCGAGATTCCTTAGCGGATCGGAATTGAGCTTTTTCGTCGTGGATGTTCGCCTCGCGGCCAAGGGCAGAACAGCAACGATGTGGTGGCTCGGTTCTTCATGTTTGTTACGTATAACGCAGAGTTGAGCGGCGCGGGCCGCCGGCATAACAGGAAACAATGTACCGTCTCACCGCGTCCGCCTCGAACGACGTGTTAGACCTGTTTTTGTTTTTTTCTTTTTCATGCCCTTCTTTGCCTTAGCCCATGCTTTTGCTGCCAGTTGCTTGAGCCGCTTTTGCTCTTTTGGGTCCTTGGGTTTTCTTTCTTGCGGAGGAACCCCGGCCCGATCCGTGGCCTCAACAAGCCGGAAAGAAATTGTTTCCCCTTCCTTTACGTCAGGAAGTTGCCAGAACCAGTCTTCGGTTCTATTTCCCGAAGTGACATGAGCTCGCATATATGTGCGCGGGACATTGGCGAGCATGACTGACCTGAGTCGCTAATTTGTAGCCATTCCGCCCGTGAGTCCCCATCATAACGCCCCAATGGGAGGACTCGATGAAGAAGCGGCACAACGAAGAACAGATCATCCGCATCCTGCGGGAGGCCGAGACGACCGGTGTGCAGATCCGCGAGCTCTGCCGGCGGCACAACATCACCGAGCAGACCTTTTTCCGCTGGCGCAACAAGTACGGCGGGATGGAGGTGTCGGAAGCCCGGCGGCTCAAGACCCTCGAGAGCGAGAATGCCAAGCTCAAGAAACTCGTGGCCGAGCAGCTCCTGGTCATCGAGGGACTCAGGGAGTTCTCAGGAAAAAAATGACGTCCCCGGCCGGCCGGCGCGAGGCATTGGCGGCGCTTACGAGCCGGGGCGTCTCGAGCCGTGCCGCCTGCCGTTATCTCGGCTTCAGTCGCCGGGTGCCGCACTACGCGCTCCGGCAACCCGCCAAGGACCGGCTCCTGACGCAGGCGCTGCTCGTGAGCGCCCAGCAGCATCCGCGCTTTGGTTATCGGCGCACGTCCGCCTGGCTCGATCTCGGGCTCTGGCGCGTCCGGCGCCTGTGGCGAGAGCTCAAGCTCGCCCTGCCGCGCCGGCGTCCGCGGCGACGGCGCTGCGGGACCGATATCCGCCTGCCCGGGGCGACCCGGCCGAACCACGTCTGGAGCTACGACTTCGTGCACGACCGCTTGGCGAGCCAGAAAGCCATACGGCTCCTCTGCGTGATCGACGAGCACACTCGGGAGTGCCTGGCAATCGAGGTAGCGCGCTCCCTCACCTCGCGCGATGTGATCCTGACCCTCGGAAGACTCATGCGCCTCTACGGCAAGCCCGAGTTCATCCGCTCCGACCAGGGCGCGGAGTTCACCGCCACTGCCGTGATGCGCTGGCTGCGCGATCAGAACGTCGGCCCGGCCTTCATCCCGCCGGGCAAGCCCTGGCGCAACGGCTTCGTGGAGAGCTTCAACGGGAAGCTCCGGGACGAGTGCTTGAACCGCGAATGGTTCCGGGATCTCGCGGAGGCGAGAACCGTGATCGAGAGCTGGCGCCAGTTCTACAACCACCGCCGCCCGCACAGTGCGCTCGGGTATCGGCCACCGGCCGAGGTGCGCGCGGAGCAAGCTAAACTCGTGCTTGGACTCACAGGGTGAGTGGCAACAAAAAAGCGACTCAGGTCAGTACGCCGAATTGCCGCTGTCCCACGCAGTAAAGGGTTCAATCTCAATTCTGTCGGATGATTTTCCGCACAATATTCTTAGAGCGGGGTCGCCATTGTCGGATATGGCTGCATCTGAAAGAGGCAGCAAGACGGCGACAGCTAGAGAGACGACTCGCAACGGGTTTCGTTTCGCCATGCGCTTAGTGTGGAAGCAATCTAACGCAAAGTTAACCGGCGTGCGCCGTCGTTGCGCACGTCCCGGTTAAACGACGTGTTATGGTGCTCGATCACTACTGTGTCCTGTTAAGAACGCCCCAGGAACACATACGTTGCCCTGGCTCTTTGTCGAGTTCCGTGCGTTCGTGGCAAATTGTTACTTCGAGTTCAGTGGCACTCTTGAGCTTCATGATTAAGAAGGAGGCTGGACGACGAAGTGAGCATGGACGCGAAGGAGAGAGCTCGAGGTAGTCACCGTCTCCGTCTCTCTTAAATATGGAATACGGTACCTCTTTGCATTTCCCCCAGCTAAGTTTGTCGGAACTCACGTTAAGGTCACCGAATTCCCAGTAGCCTTTGGAATAGGGTGTCCAAGTGCCGATAAATGCACCGTCCTCCGACGCTTCAACGGTAAGGACACCGAAGACGATCAAGATAACCAGTAGTCTATGCATATTGCTTCATGCACCATAACGCGCTGCTGTGCCGCGCCGGCCACGGACACGGCAGGAAACATGGTGCGCGGTCCCCGGCGTCGGCACGAGCTGCTTGTTATGGTTCATGGAAAACGAAGCAGCGCTTGCACCCGTCCCCACCATGTCGGTTTGTTCTTTCTTTGGTCGAGTGGGAGATAGACGTAAATCGTATTCACATCTATCTCCTCGCCATGTTCCCGCTTGATTGGCGGAGGTTCGATTGTTGGGTCCCAAGCGACCAACTTGATAGGGTCCCCGTTGATTCCTCTCTTGGCCTCGATTCGCATCATGATGTCGGAATGCGATTCCATTGCCCCGGTTAGCCACGCGATACGTTCGTAGACTTTCCACACGAGGTAGGTGAAGAACGCGATGATGACCGTAAGAATGACCATTATCCAATTCGTCACGCACTCCTCCATTTTGTTATTGCCTCATGAACCATAACGATAAATATACGGCCCATCCACAGGATATGGGTTATCCACTCAGGGCCAAGTGGGTGGGAAGGGCTTCATAAACATTCCGTTGCGGACCGGTTCTTGGGTCCTTTGCGAAGAAGTATATACGGCAGTTTGCCGGTATATCGGCCTTAACCCGCGATTTGCCCGGATAACAGTTATCCGGGACGTAATGGCGCGATTTTCCTTTGGCTGCAAGCCCTGCAATCGTCTGCCCCTTGGTTCTTGCGTCGGCGTTCGATAGCTGTATAAATATACAGTAAAGCAGCTAAAGGGAGACCATCCCAGGCAGGGGGTACTGAATGGCAGGGTCCACGTCCGCGTCCGCGACACAGTCACCGCGGCTGCTCGAACAGTTGCGTGATGCCGTCCGGCGGCGCCACTACAGCTATCGTACGGAAAAGGCCTATCTGCACTGGGCGCGTCGGTACATCCTGTTTCACCACAAGCGCCACCCGGCCGAGATGGGAGAACCCGAGGTGGGGATGTTTTTGACCCATTTGGCCGTGGAGCGGCGAGTGTCCGCCTCGACTCAGAACCAGGCGCTCAACGCGATCCTGTTTCTCTACAAGCAGGTGCTGAACCGCGACATCGGTTTGATCGAGGGCGTAACGCGCGCCAAGCGCTCGCAGCACCTGCCGGCGGTGCTCTCGCGGGACGAGGTGCAGGCAGTGCTGACCCGGCTGTCAGGTCGGGCGTGGTTGATGGCGGGACTCATGTATGGAGCCGGTTTGCGCGTCACGGAGTGTCTGCGCCTCAGAATCAAAGATGTGGATTTCGGTTTCCGTCAGATTCTGGTGCGGGACGGCAAAGGCAAGAAGGACCGAGCGGTTCCCTTGCCGCAAGCGACGACAGCCGCGTTACGCCTGCAGATCGAAGCGGTCAGCCGCATCCATGCAGCAGATCTGGCGGATGGCTTCGGCGACGTCTCATTACCCTATGCCATCGATCGCAAGTATCCGAACGCCTCGCGGGAGCTGGGCTGGTGGTACTTGTTTCCCGCCTCGCATCGTAGTCGCGACCCTTACACCGGCCGGATAAAGCGACATCATCTAGATGAATCGGTGATCCAACGGGCGGTGAAACGGGCTGTAGCGGCGGCGAACATTCGCAAACCCGTTTCGTGCCACGCGTTTCGTCATTCATTTGCCACACACTTGCTCGCTGGCGGGCAGGACATTCGCACCATCCAGGAATTGCTGGGCCATAAGGATGTGAGCACGACGATGATTTACACCCATGTCCTCGGGGTAGGCGCGCGAGGTGTCGCGAGCCCGTTTGACAGTTTGTTTGTCGTGACGCAGGGCTGATGCCGCACTCTAGGTTTGAATCATGGCCGCTTCATCCGCCTACGCCGAGCTCCATTGTCTTTCCAACTTCAGCTTCCTGCGCGGAGCATCGCACCCGGAGGAGCTGGTCGCGCGGGCGAAGCAGCTCGGGTACTCGGCGCTCGCGCTGACGGACGAGTGCTCGCTCGCGGGGGTGGTGCGGGCACATCTGGCGGCGCGGGAGTATGAGCTTAAGTTACTTATCGGGGCGGAATTTCGGCTTTCTGAAGAACAAACTGTCATCCCCTCACCCCAACCCTCTCCCGCTAAAGCGGGAGAGGGTGAATTATCGACGCCCTCACCCCAGCCCTCTCCCGGTATGGCGGGAGAGGGAGAAGAGCACTGGCGGCTCGTGCTGCTTGCGCCCGATCGGGCGGCGTACGGGGATCTTTCCGAGCTCATCACCCTCGGGCGGCGGTCGGCGGAGAAGGGGACGTATCGGCTGACGCGCGACGACATCGCAGCATACTCCGGGCGCTGCCTCGCGCTCTGGTTGCCCGGCGATCCGGCCGATCCACAGGAGCTCCAGTGGATGCGGGAGGTGTTCGGGGATCGCCTGTGGATCGCAGTCGAGCTGCTGCGCACCGGGCGCGACCGCGAGCGGCTCGCCGCGTTGCGCGGGCTGGGCGAACGCTACGGCGTGCCGCTCGTGGCGGCGGGCGGCGTGCAGATGCACGCGCGCAAGCGCCGGCGGCTGCACGATGTGCTCGCCGCGACGCGCCTCGGCACGACGGCCGCGCAGGCGGGGCTCGCGCTCGCGGGAAATGCCGAGCGGCGGCTGCGGCTCCGTTCCGAGCTCGCGGAGATCTACCCGGCGGAGCTCCTCGCGGAGACGCTGCGCGTCGCCGAGCGCTGCACGTTCTCGCTCGACGAGCTGCGCTACGAGTACCCGGAGGAGCTCGTGCCCGCGGGCGAGACGCCGGCGAGTCATCTTCGCAAGCTCACCGAGGAGGGGCTGAAGCGGCGCTGGCCGGAAGGCGAGCCGGCCAAGGTGCGGGCGCTCGTCGAGCGCGAGCTGGCGCTCATCCGCGAGCTTTCCTACGAGCCGTACTTCCTCACGGTGCACGACATCGTCCGCTACGCGCGTTCGAAGGGCATCCTCTGCCAGGGACGCGGGAGCGCGGCGAACTCGGCGGTCTGCTTCTGCCTCGGCATCACCGAGGTCGACCCGGCGCGGATCGAGACGCTCTTCGAGCGCTTCATCTCCAAGGAGCGCAACGAGCCGCCCGACATCGACGTCGACTTCGAGCACGAGCGGCGCGAGGAGGTCATCCAGTACGTCTACGACAAGTACGGCCGCGACCGCGCGGCACTCGCGGCGACGGTGATCACCTACCGCATGAAGAGCGCCGTGCGCGACGCGGGCAAGGCGCTCGGCCTCACGCTCGAGCAGGTCGACCGGCTCGCGAAGAACTTCCAGTGGTGGGACTCTCCCTCACCCCCATCCCCTCTCCCCGATCATTCAAGCCTCCCTCCAACTCCCCCTCTCCCGCAAAGCGGGGCGAGCCGGGGAAGTGCAAACGGTCCGGTGGACCGTTTGCCCGGCGAGCGGGCAGCCAAGGATGGTTGCCCTGGACTTTCCTGTGAAGCAGGAGGCGCAACAGGAAAGCGGCAAGGGGTGAGGGACCCTCATCCCCATCCCTTCTCCCAGAGGGAGAAGGGAGCGAGCCGAGCGCGCTCGACGCGCGATTCGGTTCACTCCGTGGGCGAGCCGTTGCGCGAAAAGCGCGCGCGCCTACCCTCACCCCCATCCCCTCTCCCGTCGGGGACGGGAGAGGGGGGCGAGCCGAGGCGCGAAAAGCACGCGCACTCTATATTATCGGAGCGCCTGCGCGAGGTCGGTTTCGATCCCGACAACCCGCTCATGCGCCGTGTGCTCGAGCTCGCGCGCGAGCTTCTCGGGTTCCCGCGCCATCTCTCGCAGCACGTCGGCGGCTTCGTCATCTCGCGCGGCAAGCTCTCGCGCCTGGTGCCGATCGAGAACGCGGCGATGCCCGAGCGCACCGTGATCCAGTGGGACAAGGACGATCTCGACGCGCTCGGGCTGCTCAAGGTCGACTGCCTCGCGCTCGGCATGCTGACCGCGATCAGGAAGAGCTTCGATCTGATCGCAGGCTACCGCGGCGAGCGGCTCACGATGGCGACCGTGCCGGCCGAGGACCCGGCGGTGTACGAGATGGCGAGCCACGGCGACACGGTCGGCGTGTTCCAGATCGAGTCGCGCGCGCAGATGGCGATGCTCCCGCGCCTTCGGCCCGCTTGCTTCTACGACCTCGTGATCGAGACGGCGATCGTGCGGCCGGGGCCGATCCAGGGAAACATGGTGCATCCGTACCTTCGCCGCCGGCAGGGACTGGAGCCGGTGAGCTATCCCTCCGAGGAGGTGCGCGGGGTGCTCGAACGCACGATGGGCGTGCCGATCTTCCAGGAGCAGGTGATCAAGCTCGCCATGGTCGCGGCCGGGTTCACGCCCGGGGAGGCGGACGGGCTGCGCCGCTCGATGGCGGCCTGGCGCCGCCGCGGCGGGCTCGAGCACTACGAGCGCCGGCTCATCGAGGGCATGCGCGCGCAGGGCTATCCCGAGGCGTTCGCGCGGCAGATCTACCAGCAGATTCTCGGTTTCGGCGAGTACGGCTTCCCGGAATGCGTCGTCGGCGAGACGCGGGTCGTCGACGCCGATACCGGGCGCTGGGTGACGATCGACGAGGCCATGCGCGGCGCGGCGCGCCTCGAGCACACGCTCGCCTGCGGCGCGGACCTGCGTCTGGCCAGGCGCCGGGTCCGCGCCGTCGTTGCGAGCGGCGTTAAACCGGTATTTCGGCTCCGCACCGCCCTGGGCCATACGCTCGTGGCGAGCGCGGAGCACCCCTTCCTCACGGCGGGCGGCTGGCGCCCATTGAGCGAGTTGCGGGAGGGCGACCATGTTGCCGCGGCCCGAGGGTTGCCGTCATTGGGCCGCCGTCGCTGGCCGCGCCATCGGCTGGTCGTGCTCGCGGGCCTGATTGCCGAAGGAAATCTCTGCCATCCGAGCACGTTCTACTTCTATACCACCGATCCGCGGTACCGCGAGGAGTTCGTGCGCGCGGTCGAGCGGTTCCCGAACACCGAGGCGGTCGTCGAGCGTCATCGAAGCTGTTTCAGCGTGCGCGTGCGCCGGCGCGATCGGCGTCGTGTCAGTGGGGCGGTGCTCTGGGCGCAGCGGCTGGGAATCTGGGGTTGCGGTGCTCGCGAGAAGCGCCTGCCCGGGGAGGTTTTCGAGCTGTGCGAGGCCGACCTCGCCCTGCTGCTCGCCCGTCTGTGGGAAGGCGATGGCGGATTCTCGAAGGCAGGGCACGCCTCGTACGACACCGCCTCGCGCCGCCTGGCGGAGGAGGTGCAGCACCTGCTGCTGCGGCTGGGGATCGTCGCGCGCATCTATCGCCGCGTGCGCCCCTACCGTGGCCGCGAGGTCGAAAGCCATGTGGTGACGGTAACGGGAAGCGACGCCCTGCAGCGGTTCGCGCAACGCATCGCCCGGCGTTTCCTGAGCCCCGAGAAGCGCCGGCGGGCGGAGGCCGCGATCGCGGGTGGCCATGGGCGCATGTCGCGCGACGTCATTCCGGCCGACGTGCGGGAGATCATCCGCCGCGAGCGTGAGCGCCTCGGCCTCACCTGGAACGCGATCGGCCTGATGACAGGCCTCGGCATGCGCGAAATCCAGGGGCGCACGGAAACCAAGATCGGCTTTCGCCGCTTCGTGATCGCGCGGCTCGCCACGTGCCTGGCCTCGCAGGAGCTCGCGTGCCTCGCCGCCTCGGACATCTATTGGGACCGGGTGGTGGCGATCGAGCCGCTCGGTCGCCATCCGACGTATGACCTGCAGATCGAGGGCGACCATAACTTCCTGGCCAACAATCTGGTCGTCCACAACTCCCACGCCGCCAGCTTCGCGCTACTTATATATGTCTCCGCCTGGCTCAAGCGCCACGAGCCGGCGGCCTTCCTGGCGGCGCTCCTTAATAGTCAGCCGATGGGGTTCTACGCGCCGGCCCAGCTCGTGCAGGACGCGCGCCGGCACGGCGTCGAGGTGCGGCCGGTGGACGTGCGGTACAGCGGGTGGGATTGCACATTGGGTGAGCCGGAGCAGTCGCGGATGCACTTAACGTGCATCCCCGCCGGCGAACGCCCGGCCATGGGTGAGGCGGAGTTTTCGAGAAAGCCCGGTGGGCTTTCTCGCCGCCGAACGGCCATGCCACGGATGGCATGGCCTGGACTTGCAAGCGAAGCGGGACGCGGAGCGCTGCAAGGCCGGGCTGGGGTTAATCGAAGTGGAAGCGTATCGCCACGGATGGCAGGCACGGCGACAGCGGCGAATCCGACTACTGCTGCCCTCACCCCTTCCCCTCTCCCGCAAGCGGGAGAGGGGGAGTCGATCGGGTTTTCTCATAAGTATCTCCAGCCGGCCGTTCGTCTCGGGCTGCGGCAGGTGAAGGGCCTGACCGAAGCCGGCGCGCGGCGCCTTGTCGCGGCAAGGGTGGAGGCGCCGTTCGCGAGCGTGGCCGATCTCGCCCGGCGCGCGGGACTCGACCGCCGCGATCTCGACGCGCTCGCGGCGGCGGGCGCGCTGCGCGCGCTCTCCGGGCACCGTCATCGCGCCCGCTGGGCTGTCGCGGGCGTCGAGCGGCCGCTGCCGCTGCTCGCCGGGGCCGAGATCGCGGAAGGCGTTCCGCTGCTCCGGCCGCCGACGGAGGCGGAGGATCTCGTCGCCGATTACGCGAGCCTTGGCCTCACGCTCGGGCGCCATCCGCTCGCGCTATTGCGCGGGGAGCTCCGGGCACGCTACCGCTGTCTCTCGGCCGCCGACCTGCGGGCCGTGCCGCACGGCCGCCGGGCACGCACCGCCGGGCTCGTCGTCTGCCGCCAGCACCCGAGCTCCGCGAGCGGAGTGATTTTCATTACCCTCGAGGACGAGACCGGCCAGACGAACCTCATCGTCTGGCCCGGCGTGGTCGAGCGCCAGCGGCGCGAGGTGCTGCATGCGCGCCTGCTCGTGGTCAGCGGCGAGGTCCAGCGCGAAGGTGAGGTGCTGCACCTCATCGCCGGCCGGCTGGAGGACCGCTCGGCCCTGCTCGGCGACCTGCTCGCGCGCTCCCGCGATTTCCACTGACCCCCTGCCCGTCGGTCCTCGCCCCCGGCCCGTCGGACCTCGGTTGCTGGTTATCGACACCCCGCGGGAAAACCCTATAGACTCCTTGCCGCCTGAGGGGTTACCCCTCGGCTGCCGAGGGAAAAAAGAACAGCAAACGGGAACCGGCGGAGGCCGGTCACTGGGACTTCCGTTCCGCGGGCAGATGCCCGCCCAACCGAGAGGGCTCTCGTTTGCTGCGTCTCTACGCTCGGCTCTTGTGCTGTCTTGCGCTCTTCGCTCCCGCGGCCTTCGCGGGCCAGGCCGTCGATCTCGACGCGCCGCTTCCGGTCGACGAAACCATCCACTACCGCGTGCTGCCGAACGGCATGCGTTACTGGATCCGCCCGAACACGCCGCCCGCGGGCAAGGTGTCCATGTGGCTGCGCGTCGGTTCCGGCTCGCTCAACGAGTCCGACGAGCAGCGCGGCCTCGCGCACCTGCTCGAGCATCTCGCGTTCAACGGAAGCAAGAACTTCCCCGCCGGCACGCTCATCAAGCGCTTCGAGGCCGCCGGCCTCACCTTCGGCGCCCACCAGAACGCGACCACGGGTTTCCTCGACACGGTGTACAAGCTCACCGTGCCGAACAACCCGGAGACCCTCGACCTCGGGCTGACGTATTTCTCCGACGTCGCCCACCGCCTGACGATCGACGAAAAGGAAGTCGAGCGCGAGCGCAACGTCGTCCTCGCGGAGCGCACCGCGCGCGACAACGCCGCGAGCCGCGCCTTCAACAAGCAGCTCCTCGCGCTCGTGCCGGGCTCGCGCTTCGGCGAGCGCATGCCGCTCGGCGATACCGAGACCATCGCCAGGGCCACGGCGGCGCAGCTGCGCGCGTACTACGAGAAGTGGTACCGCCCGGACAACACCGTCCTGCTCGTCGCCGGGGACCTCGACGTCGAGGCGCTCGACAAGCTGGTCCGCAAGCATTTCTCGGACTGGCAGCCGGTCGCGTCCCCCGCGCCGAACCATGACCCCGGCATCAAGCCCTATTCCGCCGACCGCGCCGAGGTGATCAGCGAGTACGGGCTGTTCAACGCCGATCTGAACGTCGCGCGGCTCGAACCGCCCCGCGACTTCCGCAACGCGCGCGGCTACCGCGAGTGGCTGGTCCACCGCATCGGCCGGCAGATCGTCAACGCGCGCCTGCGCGACCTGATCCTCGAGGGACGCACCCGCTTCGGCTCGGCCTGGGCGGCGGGCGACAGCTCGTTCGGCACCACGCTCGTCGAGGTCCACGCGCGCAGCGCGCCCGAGGACTGGAAGACCGCGCTGCGCGAGCTGCTGGTCGAGATCAAGCGGGCCCGCGTGCACGGCTTCGGCGACGCCGAGTTCGCCTACGCGCGCGACGTGATCCGCACCGAGGTCGAGGGCGACGCCTTCGAGGAGGCCGACACCGAGGCCCTGCGCTGGCTCAAGGTCATGGAGGCGGCCCTCGACGAGGGGCGCCGCCCGATGGGCGCAGGCCAGGAGCTCGCGCTGTTCCGGCGCCTGATGCCGACGATCACCCGCGCCGAGGTCGAGGCGGCCGCGGCCGCGCGCCACGCGCCGGAGCGGCGCACGTTCACGCTCGCGCTCCCGCGCTGGGACGGTCATCCGGCCCCGACGGCGGACGAGCTGCTCGCCATCGTGCGCGCGGCCGACGCCGAAACGGTGGCGCGCCTGCCCGACCGCCAGCGCGCGACGACGCTGCTCGCGAAGGATCCCGCGCCGGGCGCCGTCGCCGAGCGCTCGCAC is from Sulfurifustis variabilis and encodes:
- a CDS encoding PHP domain-containing protein, whose amino-acid sequence is MAASSAYAELHCLSNFSFLRGASHPEELVARAKQLGYSALALTDECSLAGVVRAHLAAREYELKLLIGAEFRLSEEQTVIPSPQPSPAKAGEGELSTPSPQPSPGMAGEGEEHWRLVLLAPDRAAYGDLSELITLGRRSAEKGTYRLTRDDIAAYSGRCLALWLPGDPADPQELQWMREVFGDRLWIAVELLRTGRDRERLAALRGLGERYGVPLVAAGGVQMHARKRRRLHDVLAATRLGTTAAQAGLALAGNAERRLRLRSELAEIYPAELLAETLRVAERCTFSLDELRYEYPEELVPAGETPASHLRKLTEEGLKRRWPEGEPAKVRALVERELALIRELSYEPYFLTVHDIVRYARSKGILCQGRGSAANSAVCFCLGITEVDPARIETLFERFISKERNEPPDIDVDFEHERREEVIQYVYDKYGRDRAALAATVITYRMKSAVRDAGKALGLTLEQVDRLAKNFQWWDSPSPPSPLPDHSSLPPTPPLPQSGASRGSANGPVDRLPGERAAKDGCPGLSCEAGGATGKRQGVRDPHPHPFSQREKGASRARSTRDSVHSVGEPLREKRARLPSPPSPLPSGTGEGGEPRREKHAHSILSERLREVGFDPDNPLMRRVLELARELLGFPRHLSQHVGGFVISRGKLSRLVPIENAAMPERTVIQWDKDDLDALGLLKVDCLALGMLTAIRKSFDLIAGYRGERLTMATVPAEDPAVYEMASHGDTVGVFQIESRAQMAMLPRLRPACFYDLVIETAIVRPGPIQGNMVHPYLRRRQGLEPVSYPSEEVRGVLERTMGVPIFQEQVIKLAMVAAGFTPGEADGLRRSMAAWRRRGGLEHYERRLIEGMRAQGYPEAFARQIYQQILGFGEYGFPECVVGETRVVDADTGRWVTIDEAMRGAARLEHTLACGADLRLARRRVRAVVASGVKPVFRLRTALGHTLVASAEHPFLTAGGWRPLSELREGDHVAAARGLPSLGRRRWPRHRLVVLAGLIAEGNLCHPSTFYFYTTDPRYREEFVRAVERFPNTEAVVERHRSCFSVRVRRRDRRRVSGAVLWAQRLGIWGCGAREKRLPGEVFELCEADLALLLARLWEGDGGFSKAGHASYDTASRRLAEEVQHLLLRLGIVARIYRRVRPYRGREVESHVVTVTGSDALQRFAQRIARRFLSPEKRRRAEAAIAGGHGRMSRDVIPADVREIIRRERERLGLTWNAIGLMTGLGMREIQGRTETKIGFRRFVIARLATCLASQELACLAASDIYWDRVVAIEPLGRHPTYDLQIEGDHNFLANNLVVHNSHAASFALLIYVSAWLKRHEPAAFLAALLNSQPMGFYAPAQLVQDARRHGVEVRPVDVRYSGWDCTLGEPEQSRMHLTCIPAGERPAMGEAEFSRKPGGLSRRRTAMPRMAWPGLASEAGRGALQGRAGVNRSGSVSPRMAGTATAANPTTAALTPSPLPQAGEGESIGFSHKYLQPAVRLGLRQVKGLTEAGARRLVAARVEAPFASVADLARRAGLDRRDLDALAAAGALRALSGHRHRARWAVAGVERPLPLLAGAEIAEGVPLLRPPTEAEDLVADYASLGLTLGRHPLALLRGELRARYRCLSAADLRAVPHGRRARTAGLVVCRQHPSSASGVIFITLEDETGQTNLIVWPGVVERQRREVLHARLLVVSGEVQREGEVLHLIAGRLEDRSALLGDLLARSRDFH
- a CDS encoding M16 family metallopeptidase, whose product is MLRLYARLLCCLALFAPAAFAGQAVDLDAPLPVDETIHYRVLPNGMRYWIRPNTPPAGKVSMWLRVGSGSLNESDEQRGLAHLLEHLAFNGSKNFPAGTLIKRFEAAGLTFGAHQNATTGFLDTVYKLTVPNNPETLDLGLTYFSDVAHRLTIDEKEVERERNVVLAERTARDNAASRAFNKQLLALVPGSRFGERMPLGDTETIARATAAQLRAYYEKWYRPDNTVLLVAGDLDVEALDKLVRKHFSDWQPVASPAPNHDPGIKPYSADRAEVISEYGLFNADLNVARLEPPRDFRNARGYREWLVHRIGRQIVNARLRDLILEGRTRFGSAWAAGDSSFGTTLVEVHARSAPEDWKTALRELLVEIKRARVHGFGDAEFAYARDVIRTEVEGDAFEEADTEALRWLKVMEAALDEGRRPMGAGQELALFRRLMPTITRAEVEAAAAARHAPERRTFTLALPRWDGHPAPTADELLAIVRAADAETVARLPDRQRATTLLAKDPAPGAVAERSHDPDLDVVSVTLENGVRVHVRPLKYKNEQVSVRITLAGGRVAETPANHGISEVAALPFKVPSSESLGSVDLRRILATKHFELSGRDTAGGIELDLTSPRHDLEDGFRLAHLLLTQARIEPAVFDMWKRQASERQANREGSVDAQLNDRVDALLTSNDARFQVLTPKEVERLTLEAGQAWLDGMLRHSPIEVAIVGDLTHEQAVALAAKYLGSLPERGSIKNAYALARTLNAPAGPHQALVKVDTATPRAMVYVGWRGPDWQDVHDWQVLDLAGRILSSRLLKEVREQRGLAYSLRARASANTLYRGNGRFRVSFATDPLKAEEAADVVQRVIDEFVTKGPTPEELTTAREQASLSFRSGTRAPAFWLDVLGDLEYMGADLTWVKRYVENVEKYTREDLIVVLKKYIRPDRMVRVIGAPMELPSAANEPAQNPVATIN